Genomic segment of Panicum virgatum strain AP13 chromosome 9N, P.virgatum_v5, whole genome shotgun sequence:
CTACAAAGAGATGGAGGCCCTCTTTGGTAGCACTTTGGCAACTGGTAGGTTtgccttagggtccaatgaacCATTGGGGGTGAACAATGCAGACAGTGTGGCTGCTAAGCTTGAGGGGCAGGACTTCTCTTGTGGTACTTCTGAGTTTGGGGAGGGCAGCAAGGCCACAGCACCTGTGTTTGGGGAGAGTAGCAAGGACAACATTGTAGGGGCTAAGAGGAAGAGGGCCAACTTTAGTGAGGAAGAGATGCTTATGATGACCAACATGACAGATGCTGTCAACAATGTTGCCAATGCTATGCTGAAAACAGGTGCTGCACATGTCGATCCAGACCTCTACCTTGCtgtcatggagatggagatgtcTGACTTCTCCACTGAGGCCTTGATTGTTGCCTACACCCATCTCCTTGAGAACAAAGCTGTTGCAACTGGTTTTGTCAACATGTCCACCCCCCATAGGGCCATATGGCTGAGGACCTACCTGGCCAAGAACTACTATTTGTAGTTCTGTCCATGTTGTGCAGACAGCACTTAGAGGGGGTTGACTGTTGAGAAGTATAGTTCCTCCACCTCCCTCCCCCACTCTCTTCTCTTTTGGGTTCCATTTTGGTTAGAAACTGTGCATGGTAGATGGCTGACCAGCACCTGTTCTTTTGGGTTTAATTAGCAGGAGGGTGGCTAACTAAGGATAGTGTACTTATATTTCAACTTGTTGTATTCAAATGCAGCCTCTGTTGGCTTGCTGTTGCACTGATATGAAGTTGTATGCTATTACGATCCATTCCTGTTTCATTACTTCATAATATGTTGCTTTGTATTTGGCCTATGATGCATTGTACACTAATCTGAGGTGCATTTGCTTGTTTTCCATATCAATAAGGTGGCTTTGCTTCTTCTTGTCTCTTGGAATGAAACTGAGCCTAGTGGTAGCTGTAACCAAGCTGAGTTCATACTCCTGCCAGGCTTTGTTGCATTCCAAAAGCATTTGATGTCTTGTGACTTTTTTTTCTGAATCTCATGCCACCTGATTATTTTTTGCACCCATGATGATTTATAGATTATGCCAGCAGCTGAGGCCTTGTTTCTCCCTCTGATTTGTGTGCTTCTCCTGTTTAATGCCTATGATGATACCAATGCCATGGTGAGGAAAGGTTTACATTTATGGTCTTTAACTTGTGAGGTACTGGGCATATGAtgaaactatttttcatgacTGTCATCGAACCgtgaataacatccatgcccaaGTAACTTGTCAGGATCTGGGCTTATGAATACTTGGGGCGTGTTTGATTGCTGGGCTGGATGTTGGTCACGCTCTCATGGCCTTCATGACTGTACAGATTGCCTACCTTTCCCTTATGCTCCAAGTTAATAGACTAAATGAAAAGGCAAATTGAATCTGAGGCCAATGATGTTGGTCAACTCTAACTCCAACT
This window contains:
- the LOC120689259 gene encoding uncharacterized protein LOC120689259; amino-acid sequence: MAASNGDVDAAFVPAATLMQGAAALGQPAQPALVDLDGGPPNGEPAVAVGQQGPMRWNNNTSGFVLMRMAQIVSEGSRTDKTYKDKDVNAVAKALRDYSGVAVSPTQVYNHLRKWKQKWAKVAKLKDLSGATFDDDVHAIMLEQDHYLGHCKDHPKDAEYLNTPIRFYKEMEALFGSTLATGRFALGSNEPLGVNNADSVAAKLEGQDFSCGTSEFGEGSKATAPVFGESSKDNIVGAKRKRANFSEEEMLMMTNMTDAVNNVANAMLKTGAAHVDPDLYLAVMEMEMSDFSTEALIVAYTHLLENKAVATGFVNMSTPHRAIWLRTYLAKNYYL